A window of Thermoproteales archaeon genomic DNA:
TCGATTATCAAATCAAAGCATTGGAAAATCTACTAGATTACGGAGTTTCTTGTAATCCAGCAGTTATGCTAAGCTTCAGTCCAAGTCATAACATTGAAAATCTGATAGAGCGGCTAGGAAGTATTGATAGAAGACTTGTAGACGAATTCGAGCCGGAGTACGTTTTCCTATATCCGCACGTGATAGAATTATTGAAAATTCACAAACTCAAACCGTTAAAAGCCTACCATCCTGAGGAAATACCCAGGGAGCTTATATAAACTTACAGAGCTTTCTAAAAGAACATTCCTCGCAACGACTTTTACTGCAAAATTTTTTGTCATGAAGATAAGCTATGGTCTGTATCCACCCCGATAACTTTCTAAACTTGTTCATAAACAAATATCTCAAACATTCTTCTTTAACAGGACATTCCGAATCAAACCAGCAATAGTATTTACTACAATAGTTTTTGGAAGGAAGCATTTTAAAATCCACGAGCCCGAGCCTACCTACAAACCTTTTCAAATGAACATCGCAAGGCGTAGACTCGGAGTTTTTGGACGAGAATAAAATAAAAGCATCCGCTGTTTTAGGACCTACACCTTTAATAGACAATAAATTCATCCTTAAGAAACCTAAATCTGAAGAAGTTTCGATGCGTTTATACGTGCTAAAAACCTTTTCCAACCTCTTTAGTTGGTAGCTGTCGCCCGCAATGCTGAACCGCGGGTTAGCTTTCAAAAATTCAGGCCCGTATACGCTCACGAGCTTTCTTATCCATCTTACAGTATTAAAATGGAAATCAGTGTTTTGACTTAGAAAAACAGATACAAAGATATAGTCTCGATCGCATGTGCTAACGCTCAACCTAATATTCCTGTAGGTCTTGACGAAAGTTTCAGCGATTCTCCTATCTGTAGAGCTTAAAACCCCAATAAACTCGCTTGGATCAAACCATAAGCCAAGCCATTCCTTTATAAATCTGCTAGGTATACTATCTCTAAACTGTATTTCCATTAATGATTTTTTAAAATAGAAAACAGTGCCGCTGAAGCTACCAACCACCTTAACTATTTTATCATTATACTCGAAAAACGGATAGGTGAATGAGGGATACAAGGTATCGCGTAGCGAGTATTGTTTTGGTAGCTCAATCAAAACCTTTTCCATAAACCGTAATCGCCTATTGCCATAATATATTTATTGTCCGTAATACTTTCAATCTAGTTTTATTTATCTTTAATATATAATATAATGTATTTATACCAGTTTATTTTCGGTAATCTCTCTTTCAAAATCGCCTAGAATTGCTTAAATACTATAATGTCATGATATAAATTGATAAATATGGCAGTATCTCGCAGTCAATTAATGGGCAAACAAGTTTATAATCCCGACGGCGAGCTTGTGGGAGAAGTTGTAGATGTTAGTTTTACCATAGGAGAGGTAAAAATAGTTTTAATTGTTAAAGGAAAATGGGGTGGAGAAATAGACATCCCATGGGAGAACGTGATGGCCGCCAAAGATATCGTTATTTTAAAAGAGCCTGTTGAAATACCAAAAGTTCCGGAAGTAACGCCTGCGGTAACTCCCACTCCAACTCCTGCAGCGCCGGTAGAGGAGAAAAAGAAGAAAGGCTTTAAGCTGCCTTTACTTAAAAAGGAAGAGCCGGAAGAAGCTAAGATATGCCCGTTTTGTGGAAAACCTGCTACATGGATTTCGCAATATAAAAGATGGTATTGCTATAA
This region includes:
- a CDS encoding PRC-barrel domain-containing protein, whose protein sequence is MGKQVYNPDGELVGEVVDVSFTIGEVKIVLIVKGKWGGEIDIPWENVMAAKDIVILKEPVEIPKVPEVTPAVTPTPTPAAPVEEKKKKGFKLPLLKKEEPEEAKICPFCGKPATWISQYKRWYCYNCQKYID